One stretch of Diabrotica undecimpunctata isolate CICGRU chromosome 5, icDiaUnde3, whole genome shotgun sequence DNA includes these proteins:
- the LOC140442433 gene encoding uncharacterized protein: MERCCSKLYSILRACDVNTIENIINIIQVYAPTADKDEEEIEQFYNTLNEVMRTTKRQYINIVLGALNAKNNGCKERGKEEFWRDLDCEMLENPVDEKCFIGGDLNGHISTERAELQRVHGVPWDSAAVNTFFIKTEDQYVTYSSDETESQINFVLCRRSQLKDVKNCKVIKGECVAN; the protein is encoded by the exons ATGGAAAGATGCTGTAGTAAACTGTACTCCATTCTCAGAGCGTGTGATGTTAATACAATTGAGAACATAATAAACATCATACAAGTGTACGCTCCTACAGCAGATAAAGACGAagaggaaatagaacaattctaTAATACTTTAAACGAGGTGATGAGAACAACAAAGAGACAATACATTAACATAGTACTGGGCGCTCTGAATGCCAAA AACAACGGGTGTAAAGAACGGGGAAAGGAAGAGTTTTGGAGGGACCTCGATTGCGAGATGCTGGAGAATCCTGTAgacgaaaagtgttttattggagGTGATTTAAATGGACATATTAGTACGGAAAGAGCGGAATTACAAAGAGTTCATGGAG TGCCATGGGATTCAGCTGCAGTTAATACGTTCTTTATTAAGACTGAAGACCAGTATGTTACCTACAGTAGCGATGAAACGGAAAGTCAGATAAATTTTGTGTTGTGTAGAAGAAGTCAGCTAAAAGATGTTAAGAACTGTAAAGTGATAAAGGGTGAATGTGTAGCTAATTAA